The proteins below are encoded in one region of Eulemur rufifrons isolate Redbay chromosome 2, OSU_ERuf_1, whole genome shotgun sequence:
- the GPR108 gene encoding protein GPR108 isoform X8, giving the protein MAESERRGLGRGSPVEWGQRLLLLLLLGGCSGRIHRLVLTGEKRADIPLNSFGFYTNGSLEVELSLLRLGLQEKEEKSLLVGFSLSRVQSGSSQSYSTRDFHDCPFQKNSSNFLVLFLINTKDLQVQVRQYGEQKKLLISPGLLPEVPSEPGLPKPGPTVTPKVDSGESGTITVNKAKSQPAVSQGPGGKDKELVLGLGHLNNSYNFSFHVVIGSRAEEGQYNLNFHNCNNSVPGKEHPFDITVMIREKNPEGFLSAAEIPLFKLYMVMSACFLAAGIFWVSVLCRNTYNVFKIHWLMAALAFTKSISLLFHSINYYFINSQGHPIEGLAVMHYITHLLKGALLFITIALIGSGWAFVKYVLSDKEKKIFGIVIPLQVLANVAYIVIESREEGASDYGLWKEILFLVDLICCGAILFPVVWSIRHLQEASGTDGKVAVNLAKLKLFRHYYVMVAVPFQWQWLYQLLVEGSTLAFFVLTGYKFQPAGDNPYLQLPQEDEEDVQMEQVMTNSGFREGLSKVNKTASARELL; this is encoded by the exons ATGGCAGAGAGCGAGAGGAGGGGGCTCGGCCGCGGGAGCCCCGTGGAGTGGGGGCAGCGGCtacttctgctgctgctgctgggcggCTGTTCTGGGCGCATCCACCGGCTGGTGCTGACG GGGGAGAAGCGAGCAGACATCCCGCTGAACAGCTTCGGCTTCTACACGAATGGCTCCCTGGAGGTGGAGCTGAGCCTCCTGCGCCTGGGCCtccaggagaaagaagagaagtcCCTGCTG GTGGGGTTCAGCCTGAGCCGGGTCCAGTCTGGCAGCTCACAATCCTACTCA ACCCGGGATTTTCATGACTGCCCTTTCCAGAAAAACAGTAGCAACTTCCTGGTCCTCTTCCTCATCAACACCAAGGATCTGCA GGTCCAGGTGCGACAGTATGGGGAACAGAAGAAGTTACTCATCTCTCCTGGGCTCCTCCCCGAAGTGCCCTCTGAACCAGGGCTCCCGAAGCCAGGGCCCACGGTCACCCCCAAGGTGGATAGTGGTGAGTCGG GGACCATCACAGTCAACAAGGCCAAGTCACAGCCTGCAGTGTCTCAG GGCCCTGGCGGAAAGGACAAGGAGCTGGTATTGGGTCTGGGCCACCTCAACAACTCCTACAACTTCAGC TTCCACGTGGTGATCGGCTCTAGGGCTGAGGAAGGCCAGTACAACCTCAACTTCCACAACTGCAACAACTCGGTTCCCGGAAAGGAGCATCCATTTGACATCACG GTGATGATCCGGGAGAAGAACCCTGAGGGCTTCCTGTCCGCCGCAGAGATTCCCCTTTTCAAGCTCTACATGGTCATGTCCGCCTGCTTCCTAGCTGCCGGCATCTTCTGGGTGTCTGTCCTCTGCAGGAACAC GTACAATGTCTTCAAGATCCACTGGCTCATGGCAGCCTTGGCCTTTACCAAGAGCATCTCTCTGCTCTTCCACAGC ATCAACTACTACTTCATCAACAGCCAGGGCCACCCCATCGAGGGTCTCGCGGTCATGCACTACATCACGCACCT GCTGAAGGGCGCCCTCCTCTTCATCACCATTGCTTTGATTGGCTCAGGCTGGGCCTTCGTTAAGTACGTCTTGTCTGATAAGGAGAAGAAGATTTTTGGGATCGTCATCCCCCTGCAG GTGCTGGCCAACGTGGCCTACATTGTCATCGAGTCCCGCGAAGAGGGCGCCAGTGACTACGGGCTCTGGAAGGAGATCCTGTTCCTGGTGGACCTCATCTGCTGTGGTGCCATCCTCTTCCCTGTGGTCTG GTCCATCCGGCATCTCCAGGAGGCATCTGGCACAGACGGGAAGG TGGCAGTGAACCTGGCCAAGCTGAAGCTGTTCCGGCATTACTACGTCAT GGTGGCCGTGCCCTTCCAGTGGCAGTGGCTGTACCAG CTCTTGGTGGAGGGCTCCACTCTCGCCTTCTTCGTGCTCACCGGCTACAAGTTCCAGCCCGCGGGGGACAACCCGTACTTGCAGCTGCcccaggaggatgaggaggatgtCCAGATGGAGCAAGT AATGACCAACTCTGGGTTCCGGGAAGGCCTGTCCAAAGTCAACAAAACAGCCAGCGCACGGGAACTGTTGTGA
- the GPR108 gene encoding protein GPR108 isoform X3, with protein MAESERRGLGRGSPVEWGQRLLLLLLLGGCSGRIHRLVLTGEKRADIPLNSFGFYTNGSLEVELSLLRLGLQEKEEKSLLVGFSLSRVQSGSSQSYSTRDFHDCPFQKNSSNFLVLFLINTKDLQVQVRQYGEQKKLLISPGLLPEVPSEPGLPKPGPTVTPKVDSGTITVNKAKSQPAVSQGPGGKDKELVLGLGHLNNSYNFSFHVVIGSRAEEGQYNLNFHNCNNSVPGKEHPFDITVMIREKNPEGFLSAAEIPLFKLYMVMSACFLAAGIFWVSVLCRNTYNVFKIHWLMAALAFTKSISLLFHSINYYFINSQGHPIEGLAVMHYITHLLKGALLFITIALIGSGWAFVKYVLSDKEKKIFGIVIPLQVLANVAYIVIESREEGASDYGLWKEILFLVDLICCGAILFPVVWSIRHLQEASGTDGKVAVNLAKLKLFRHYYVMVGARRARGGGGGEEGRLAAAGDNQPLGTPILRPPPPRHPQPHGPSVPSVPSVPCPPVPLQVICYVYFTRIIAILLRVAVPFQWQWLYQVSPEAPGGTKGGPDGRGGAGVHLTVGLCPLPPQLLVEGSTLAFFVLTGYKFQPAGDNPYLQLPQEDEEDVQMEQVMTNSGFREGLSKVNKTASARELL; from the exons ATGGCAGAGAGCGAGAGGAGGGGGCTCGGCCGCGGGAGCCCCGTGGAGTGGGGGCAGCGGCtacttctgctgctgctgctgggcggCTGTTCTGGGCGCATCCACCGGCTGGTGCTGACG GGGGAGAAGCGAGCAGACATCCCGCTGAACAGCTTCGGCTTCTACACGAATGGCTCCCTGGAGGTGGAGCTGAGCCTCCTGCGCCTGGGCCtccaggagaaagaagagaagtcCCTGCTG GTGGGGTTCAGCCTGAGCCGGGTCCAGTCTGGCAGCTCACAATCCTACTCA ACCCGGGATTTTCATGACTGCCCTTTCCAGAAAAACAGTAGCAACTTCCTGGTCCTCTTCCTCATCAACACCAAGGATCTGCA GGTCCAGGTGCGACAGTATGGGGAACAGAAGAAGTTACTCATCTCTCCTGGGCTCCTCCCCGAAGTGCCCTCTGAACCAGGGCTCCCGAAGCCAGGGCCCACGGTCACCCCCAAGGTGGATAGTG GGACCATCACAGTCAACAAGGCCAAGTCACAGCCTGCAGTGTCTCAG GGCCCTGGCGGAAAGGACAAGGAGCTGGTATTGGGTCTGGGCCACCTCAACAACTCCTACAACTTCAGC TTCCACGTGGTGATCGGCTCTAGGGCTGAGGAAGGCCAGTACAACCTCAACTTCCACAACTGCAACAACTCGGTTCCCGGAAAGGAGCATCCATTTGACATCACG GTGATGATCCGGGAGAAGAACCCTGAGGGCTTCCTGTCCGCCGCAGAGATTCCCCTTTTCAAGCTCTACATGGTCATGTCCGCCTGCTTCCTAGCTGCCGGCATCTTCTGGGTGTCTGTCCTCTGCAGGAACAC GTACAATGTCTTCAAGATCCACTGGCTCATGGCAGCCTTGGCCTTTACCAAGAGCATCTCTCTGCTCTTCCACAGC ATCAACTACTACTTCATCAACAGCCAGGGCCACCCCATCGAGGGTCTCGCGGTCATGCACTACATCACGCACCT GCTGAAGGGCGCCCTCCTCTTCATCACCATTGCTTTGATTGGCTCAGGCTGGGCCTTCGTTAAGTACGTCTTGTCTGATAAGGAGAAGAAGATTTTTGGGATCGTCATCCCCCTGCAG GTGCTGGCCAACGTGGCCTACATTGTCATCGAGTCCCGCGAAGAGGGCGCCAGTGACTACGGGCTCTGGAAGGAGATCCTGTTCCTGGTGGACCTCATCTGCTGTGGTGCCATCCTCTTCCCTGTGGTCTG GTCCATCCGGCATCTCCAGGAGGCATCTGGCACAGACGGGAAGG TGGCAGTGAACCTGGCCAAGCTGAAGCTGTTCCGGCATTACTACGTCATGGTAGGAGCCCGCCGtgctaggggtgggggtgggggtgaggaagggaggctGGCAGCGGCAGGAGACAACCAGCCCCTTGGCACACCCATCCTGAGGCCCCCCCCACCCAGACATCCCCAGCCCCACGGTCCCTCTGTCCCCAGTGTCCCCTCTGTCCCATGCCCACCCGTGCCCCTGCAGGTCATCTGTTACGTCTACTTCACGCGCATCATCGCCATCCTGCTGCGGGTGGCCGTGCCCTTCCAGTGGCAGTGGCTGTACCAGGTGAGCCCGGAGGCCCCAGGCGGGACGAAGGGTGGGCCAGACGgtaggggtggggcaggggtgcacCTGACAGTAGGGCTCTGTCCCTTGCCCCCGCAGCTCTTGGTGGAGGGCTCCACTCTCGCCTTCTTCGTGCTCACCGGCTACAAGTTCCAGCCCGCGGGGGACAACCCGTACTTGCAGCTGCcccaggaggatgaggaggatgtCCAGATGGAGCAAGT AATGACCAACTCTGGGTTCCGGGAAGGCCTGTCCAAAGTCAACAAAACAGCCAGCGCACGGGAACTGTTGTGA
- the GPR108 gene encoding protein GPR108 isoform X1: MAESERRGLGRGSPVEWGQRLLLLLLLGGCSGRIHRLVLTGEKRADIPLNSFGFYTNGSLEVELSLLRLGLQEKEEKSLLVGFSLSRVQSGSSQSYSTRDFHDCPFQKNSSNFLVLFLINTKDLQVQVRQYGEQKKLLISPGLLPEVPSEPGLPKPGPTVTPKVDSGESGRLCGQRGQKGRAAMCVYPPTPATPFSCHTSVHPPFKNIHLSPTGTITVNKAKSQPAVSQGPGGKDKELVLGLGHLNNSYNFSFHVVIGSRAEEGQYNLNFHNCNNSVPGKEHPFDITVMIREKNPEGFLSAAEIPLFKLYMVMSACFLAAGIFWVSVLCRNTYNVFKIHWLMAALAFTKSISLLFHSINYYFINSQGHPIEGLAVMHYITHLLKGALLFITIALIGSGWAFVKYVLSDKEKKIFGIVIPLQVLANVAYIVIESREEGASDYGLWKEILFLVDLICCGAILFPVVWSIRHLQEASGTDGKVAVNLAKLKLFRHYYVMVGARRARGGGGGEEGRLAAAGDNQPLGTPILRPPPPRHPQPHGPSVPSVPSVPCPPVPLQVICYVYFTRIIAILLRVAVPFQWQWLYQVSPEAPGGTKGGPDGRGGAGVHLTVGLCPLPPQLLVEGSTLAFFVLTGYKFQPAGDNPYLQLPQEDEEDVQMEQVMTNSGFREGLSKVNKTASARELL, translated from the exons ATGGCAGAGAGCGAGAGGAGGGGGCTCGGCCGCGGGAGCCCCGTGGAGTGGGGGCAGCGGCtacttctgctgctgctgctgggcggCTGTTCTGGGCGCATCCACCGGCTGGTGCTGACG GGGGAGAAGCGAGCAGACATCCCGCTGAACAGCTTCGGCTTCTACACGAATGGCTCCCTGGAGGTGGAGCTGAGCCTCCTGCGCCTGGGCCtccaggagaaagaagagaagtcCCTGCTG GTGGGGTTCAGCCTGAGCCGGGTCCAGTCTGGCAGCTCACAATCCTACTCA ACCCGGGATTTTCATGACTGCCCTTTCCAGAAAAACAGTAGCAACTTCCTGGTCCTCTTCCTCATCAACACCAAGGATCTGCA GGTCCAGGTGCGACAGTATGGGGAACAGAAGAAGTTACTCATCTCTCCTGGGCTCCTCCCCGAAGTGCCCTCTGAACCAGGGCTCCCGAAGCCAGGGCCCACGGTCACCCCCAAGGTGGATAGTGGTGAGTCGGGCCGGCTGTGCGGGCAGAGAGGGCAGAAGGGCAGGGCTGCCATGTGTGTctacccccccacccctgccaccccatTTTCCTGCCATACCTCTGTCCATCcaccttttaaaaacattcaccTGTCTCCTACAGGGACCATCACAGTCAACAAGGCCAAGTCACAGCCTGCAGTGTCTCAG GGCCCTGGCGGAAAGGACAAGGAGCTGGTATTGGGTCTGGGCCACCTCAACAACTCCTACAACTTCAGC TTCCACGTGGTGATCGGCTCTAGGGCTGAGGAAGGCCAGTACAACCTCAACTTCCACAACTGCAACAACTCGGTTCCCGGAAAGGAGCATCCATTTGACATCACG GTGATGATCCGGGAGAAGAACCCTGAGGGCTTCCTGTCCGCCGCAGAGATTCCCCTTTTCAAGCTCTACATGGTCATGTCCGCCTGCTTCCTAGCTGCCGGCATCTTCTGGGTGTCTGTCCTCTGCAGGAACAC GTACAATGTCTTCAAGATCCACTGGCTCATGGCAGCCTTGGCCTTTACCAAGAGCATCTCTCTGCTCTTCCACAGC ATCAACTACTACTTCATCAACAGCCAGGGCCACCCCATCGAGGGTCTCGCGGTCATGCACTACATCACGCACCT GCTGAAGGGCGCCCTCCTCTTCATCACCATTGCTTTGATTGGCTCAGGCTGGGCCTTCGTTAAGTACGTCTTGTCTGATAAGGAGAAGAAGATTTTTGGGATCGTCATCCCCCTGCAG GTGCTGGCCAACGTGGCCTACATTGTCATCGAGTCCCGCGAAGAGGGCGCCAGTGACTACGGGCTCTGGAAGGAGATCCTGTTCCTGGTGGACCTCATCTGCTGTGGTGCCATCCTCTTCCCTGTGGTCTG GTCCATCCGGCATCTCCAGGAGGCATCTGGCACAGACGGGAAGG TGGCAGTGAACCTGGCCAAGCTGAAGCTGTTCCGGCATTACTACGTCATGGTAGGAGCCCGCCGtgctaggggtgggggtgggggtgaggaagggaggctGGCAGCGGCAGGAGACAACCAGCCCCTTGGCACACCCATCCTGAGGCCCCCCCCACCCAGACATCCCCAGCCCCACGGTCCCTCTGTCCCCAGTGTCCCCTCTGTCCCATGCCCACCCGTGCCCCTGCAGGTCATCTGTTACGTCTACTTCACGCGCATCATCGCCATCCTGCTGCGGGTGGCCGTGCCCTTCCAGTGGCAGTGGCTGTACCAGGTGAGCCCGGAGGCCCCAGGCGGGACGAAGGGTGGGCCAGACGgtaggggtggggcaggggtgcacCTGACAGTAGGGCTCTGTCCCTTGCCCCCGCAGCTCTTGGTGGAGGGCTCCACTCTCGCCTTCTTCGTGCTCACCGGCTACAAGTTCCAGCCCGCGGGGGACAACCCGTACTTGCAGCTGCcccaggaggatgaggaggatgtCCAGATGGAGCAAGT AATGACCAACTCTGGGTTCCGGGAAGGCCTGTCCAAAGTCAACAAAACAGCCAGCGCACGGGAACTGTTGTGA
- the GPR108 gene encoding protein GPR108 isoform X2 produces MAESERRGLGRGSPVEWGQRLLLLLLLGGCSGRIHRLVLTGEKRADIPLNSFGFYTNGSLEVELSLLRLGLQEKEEKSLLVGFSLSRVQSGSSQSYSTRDFHDCPFQKNSSNFLVLFLINTKDLQVQVRQYGEQKKLLISPGLLPEVPSEPGLPKPGPTVTPKVDSGESGRLCGQRGQKGRAAMCVYPPTPATPFSCHTSVHPPFKNIHLSPTGTITVNKAKSQPAVSQGPGGKDKELVLGLGHLNNSYNFSFHVVIGSRAEEGQYNLNFHNCNNSVPGKEHPFDITVMIREKNPEGFLSAAEIPLFKLYMVMSACFLAAGIFWVSVLCRNTYNVFKIHWLMAALAFTKSISLLFHSINYYFINSQGHPIEGLAVMHYITHLLKGALLFITIALIGSGWAFVKYVLSDKEKKIFGIVIPLQVLANVAYIVIESREEGASDYGLWKEILFLVDLICCGAILFPVVWSIRHLQEASGTDGKVAVNLAKLKLFRHYYVMVGARRARGGGGGEEGRLAAAGDNQPLGTPILRPPPPRHPQPHGPSVPSVPSVPCPPVPLQVICYVYFTRIIAILLRVAVPFQWQWLYQLLVEGSTLAFFVLTGYKFQPAGDNPYLQLPQEDEEDVQMEQVMTNSGFREGLSKVNKTASARELL; encoded by the exons ATGGCAGAGAGCGAGAGGAGGGGGCTCGGCCGCGGGAGCCCCGTGGAGTGGGGGCAGCGGCtacttctgctgctgctgctgggcggCTGTTCTGGGCGCATCCACCGGCTGGTGCTGACG GGGGAGAAGCGAGCAGACATCCCGCTGAACAGCTTCGGCTTCTACACGAATGGCTCCCTGGAGGTGGAGCTGAGCCTCCTGCGCCTGGGCCtccaggagaaagaagagaagtcCCTGCTG GTGGGGTTCAGCCTGAGCCGGGTCCAGTCTGGCAGCTCACAATCCTACTCA ACCCGGGATTTTCATGACTGCCCTTTCCAGAAAAACAGTAGCAACTTCCTGGTCCTCTTCCTCATCAACACCAAGGATCTGCA GGTCCAGGTGCGACAGTATGGGGAACAGAAGAAGTTACTCATCTCTCCTGGGCTCCTCCCCGAAGTGCCCTCTGAACCAGGGCTCCCGAAGCCAGGGCCCACGGTCACCCCCAAGGTGGATAGTGGTGAGTCGGGCCGGCTGTGCGGGCAGAGAGGGCAGAAGGGCAGGGCTGCCATGTGTGTctacccccccacccctgccaccccatTTTCCTGCCATACCTCTGTCCATCcaccttttaaaaacattcaccTGTCTCCTACAGGGACCATCACAGTCAACAAGGCCAAGTCACAGCCTGCAGTGTCTCAG GGCCCTGGCGGAAAGGACAAGGAGCTGGTATTGGGTCTGGGCCACCTCAACAACTCCTACAACTTCAGC TTCCACGTGGTGATCGGCTCTAGGGCTGAGGAAGGCCAGTACAACCTCAACTTCCACAACTGCAACAACTCGGTTCCCGGAAAGGAGCATCCATTTGACATCACG GTGATGATCCGGGAGAAGAACCCTGAGGGCTTCCTGTCCGCCGCAGAGATTCCCCTTTTCAAGCTCTACATGGTCATGTCCGCCTGCTTCCTAGCTGCCGGCATCTTCTGGGTGTCTGTCCTCTGCAGGAACAC GTACAATGTCTTCAAGATCCACTGGCTCATGGCAGCCTTGGCCTTTACCAAGAGCATCTCTCTGCTCTTCCACAGC ATCAACTACTACTTCATCAACAGCCAGGGCCACCCCATCGAGGGTCTCGCGGTCATGCACTACATCACGCACCT GCTGAAGGGCGCCCTCCTCTTCATCACCATTGCTTTGATTGGCTCAGGCTGGGCCTTCGTTAAGTACGTCTTGTCTGATAAGGAGAAGAAGATTTTTGGGATCGTCATCCCCCTGCAG GTGCTGGCCAACGTGGCCTACATTGTCATCGAGTCCCGCGAAGAGGGCGCCAGTGACTACGGGCTCTGGAAGGAGATCCTGTTCCTGGTGGACCTCATCTGCTGTGGTGCCATCCTCTTCCCTGTGGTCTG GTCCATCCGGCATCTCCAGGAGGCATCTGGCACAGACGGGAAGG TGGCAGTGAACCTGGCCAAGCTGAAGCTGTTCCGGCATTACTACGTCATGGTAGGAGCCCGCCGtgctaggggtgggggtgggggtgaggaagggaggctGGCAGCGGCAGGAGACAACCAGCCCCTTGGCACACCCATCCTGAGGCCCCCCCCACCCAGACATCCCCAGCCCCACGGTCCCTCTGTCCCCAGTGTCCCCTCTGTCCCATGCCCACCCGTGCCCCTGCAGGTCATCTGTTACGTCTACTTCACGCGCATCATCGCCATCCTGCTGCGGGTGGCCGTGCCCTTCCAGTGGCAGTGGCTGTACCAG CTCTTGGTGGAGGGCTCCACTCTCGCCTTCTTCGTGCTCACCGGCTACAAGTTCCAGCCCGCGGGGGACAACCCGTACTTGCAGCTGCcccaggaggatgaggaggatgtCCAGATGGAGCAAGT AATGACCAACTCTGGGTTCCGGGAAGGCCTGTCCAAAGTCAACAAAACAGCCAGCGCACGGGAACTGTTGTGA